TATTATTCATATGCATTACAATGAGCGTATATAATGCCTCTTATACGTCTACGGGGATACAGAagtattatatacaaataaacaccaacttaaatacaaatatttataagcattgaatgcttaaaTGTACATGACGCACACAAATTAGATTATAACAAGTTCAGTGTTCAAACTAGATAACCAGTTATAATAGGGAAAGGCCTTCTAAGGTCCCCCTTGTTTTGGGAAATAAGAATACCATACTCTGTCCCACGTTCTCTTTGCCATCACTTATTGTCgatttaataatgaaatatgtttacCTCTTAGTGAATTTCGtttgaaatcgataaaatgTGGATAcaaataaaagattttctcattgatttttttttgtacaaaataaattttgatacaaataaaagattttcttattgatttttttttgtaaataatggaTTTATATCGTGTTTGTAACAAGGATAAGATACATGCGACATTCAGCACATCATCAGTCTTTCATTGTAAGTAATACGTGACAGCGACAAAACCTAcggatttttaatttttattattttgttgtttttgtttttttttggggggggggtcgacgAGGTAGAACACAGAGTTAAGTCCCCTGGTGGTGTTTTCCGGAAACACCACTATACTAGCTGTAGGGAACGAGTTGGAGCCTTATACCAAATTATTTGGCTGCAGCAGAGACACGTGAATTTTCAAGGGAATCCCCTTCACTTCACACTGCTAGGCTTCAGTTGATCATATTTTCTGTCGGTAGACGAACCATCTGAGAGTCATTTGGTTGAATTTTGTCACGAAATGTCTGTATGCCGCAGAACTTATAGAATAGATAAATTATACTCGTATACCGTAGTGTACTCAGTGCCGTAGACAGACTTTTTCTGACAGTACAACCAATtcttcttcaaaatatttttttaaatgatagcCAATGCATTTGTACCTAACGACACTGGTATTCCACGTAAGATCACTGACATAGCAGGTTCATGGCATATAgagagtacatgtacatgtatattagtatATAGATATACCTATTTCGGTACATAAACGTTTTAATCCGGTGAAGTAGTCTTGCTGGCTATCCTTCTTAAACTGCCGTGAATACCCGTTGTCTTTCAATATACAACGTACATATAATAGATATAGTAGATTGACTGCTCTTCGGAATCAGAACGACCTCTGAAACGTTTCTCGAGGTACTCATACATGAATAACAATTAATCTTGATtaaaaagcataaataatgtTTTTCCTTTATTGACTGTATGCaacatgaatattttaatgaaaccaGACACTGTCAGTCCTATATATGCACGGTAgtgattttttattatcaaaacctGTCTTTTGTTGGTTCCCCTTAACTGGTACCCTGAAATAACATCATTAGATCTCGTTATTACAGGACCCATACATGAGACACATTGTTTACGGTAAACTAATAACTATAAGTACATCTTGTCCATTGATTCAAATGTCAAGCTTTCTGGGTTATCATCAATAATGCAAAAACGAGGTGTTTTTTGTGTTGATTAGGTATGACTGTTGATCAAGATAAGGGAGGGCTTATTGATTCGGCTAAAGATTGCTTGATCTGAATTCTTCtctcttgctttttttttaaacaaattaaaaacttgaaagaTGTAATGGATTAATGTGCAgttctttttgttattttattgatcaaatttgaacattaaaATTATCCAAGAATACTTACTTAAATTAGTGGTCATTTACTATGAATTATAACATATGTTTGAATCGTGTAGAACGATTGAAATATTAgcaaagttttaaataaaatgtcattACAGAGATCGATTAAgagatattttacattttagatCTGATAAGTTCCCTGTCCTTTCTTTTCATTCTTTACATTATGTTTCGTTCGTTTTAATATCggcctttttttcttttcgtttATAGGTCAGCAACATGTACATCGTGAGTCTGGCCATGGCTGACCTAATTGTAGGAATCATTGTGATGCCAATAAGTACTGTGTATATTTTCACAAAGAACTGGATATTCGGGGTCGCTATTTGTCAAATCTGGATCGCCGTGGATTATACGGCAAGCACAGCCTCCATCCTTAATCTGTTCATACTCAGTGTGGACAGGTATTGGTCTGTGACGTCACCATTACGTTACCTGCGAAAACGAACAAAGAAAAGGGCGCTGATAATGATCTCCGTGGTGTGGATGATTTCCTCTCTGTGGATTATTCCTATTGTGGGGTGGCACCATTTTGCCCACGACGGTGTCCGATCTGTTCCATCCAACGTGTGTGATACAGAGTATGCTAAAGACTCCGTATTTAAAGTAGTGAcagctttttttaatttctatctTCCGTTAGCAATAATGTACAGTCTCTACGGTAAAGTTTTTCATGAGATTAGGAAGAGGTCGGCATTAGAGCTGGGTCAGCAGTACCCGACAACGGCTAATCCGATGACGTATAATTACGAGGGGGACTCGCACCTCGGAGGGAGCAGTAGTTATAGCGAACCGCGGGTCGATACCTTCACCGATCAACATTCTAACAGGATTGAAGATGCTAATCTtctaacatctgtgaaaaatgGCTCATGTCAAAGAAACAAGAAAGTGAAGATGAAAAGCAGCAATTgtcttgttttaaaatcaaataaaattttacttacAACAAACGGTAGTTCAGATCGACCAAGAATGGCCCAGAGATGCAGGGTCGAATATATCTACGATGAAAATGTGCTTGATCAAAAGACGGAAAAGTTAGAACGATTCTACTACGAAGAAAACATTCCACTTTCGGTTGTTCGATCAATAGACCATGTCAATTCGAATTTCTGTAATGACTATTTAGCAAATCCATCAAATTCAAGCAGCGATgaaaggtatcaaagtaatgtaaatttaaaatcgAACAGAAAACTACAAAAATGCAATAATACATACGGGTTAACGAACGGTATTGAAAAGCTCCGCCAAACGGAGACCATTTTGGACACCACCCTGACTGCCAATGGAGGAAATGAAAACGACGCTGGTAACAATGATGGAAGTGTCTGTTTATTTGCTAATGTGACCTCCCGTCGGATATCAAATATGTTCAACATAAAACACCGCATTAAAAATTTTCGCCAAAGTTCATCATTGACAAGAGAGATTAAGGCCGCCCGTCAACTTGGGGTGATAATGGGAGCCTTCACTTTATGCTTTTTACCCTATTTCACGTTGTTCCTAGTGGTAGCGTTTTGTGACAGTTGTGTGGATACAGAGCTAATGACAGCCATGACCTGGATAGGTTACCTTAACTCAACATTAAACCCTTTCTTGTATCCTTTATGTAACATGAACTTCCGGCGgaaatttagaaaaatgttGCACATTGATGGCAATATTAAACGCCGATCACGACATGCCGTAGATAGGAATAGCCTTACAATGAGATATGATTGACGTCTAATGTCGTAAAATAATGGTgttgtttaatttaatgttttatcaaCTGTTGCATTGCTACAATTGTGttccattaaataaatgtatctcATAAATGGATAGGCTGACCTGTATCTGTTATCCAGAATGAAGAGATGGCATTGGTTTAAAACGACAAGGAATGCCATTCAATTGTCATAATTGATGCTTCCTCTGTCGTTATCTCTGACAGCAGCTTATTACCTAGTACTATCTATTCCAAAATCGACGTAATTAAATGGGGTGGGTTATTTTGTTGTTgactttgcacaaaatttatTCAGTATGTCATGTATATTGCATTCTTTGACTTTCTGAACGGGACATGGTCGTGATTTTCTgttaaaatgatcaaatttaGCTTTACACTTTATTGTGAACACGAAGTTTTTCGTGTTCATGTGTTTTTCGTGGGTTTTATTTTCGACAGATTAAATTAACTAacagcaaaaagaaaaaaaaacatgagcTTAGTTTTTTCGCGTATTACTTTGAGGTACAACCAATATTTCAGAAGTAATTGTCTATACTGGACTATAACTTTGTGCCGGATAAtcatgccagtgccaaggtggcattttaaTTTGTACCCATTTAAGctgtttgtataaaaaaattcgaatatttcatttgatgaaGCATTGCTTTTAGAGTTTACTTCTAACATGTTTTGGTGCTATGTTATTCAGATATGACATGTATCTGTGTTAAATTTTAGAGGGGCATGTAATCAGGTAATCACAGGTAAATCAAGCATGGTTATAAACTCTGAAAACAATGCTCAatgaattatttgaattttaggAGATTTGAaggtttcaaaataaattatataaattttacaacTGACGGTAGGTAGAGGGCTATATGGTCATAATAACCAAGCATTTATGTTACATCCCACTACTGTGGAAGTTgcgaagaatattttttaagattttatatatacattttcactatatgacCATTTTGGCCCCGCCGAAACTAAGGCCCGAACCTCTGAACCAGAGGTTATGGATTTCACAATATTGTAGAGGGCTTCACGTGTGAGGTAGTAGAGCAGAAGTTTTGGTCTTTTTTCTTATTTGGCCCGTTCATAAGGCCCCGAGGGTGATAAGGTAATTAATTTTGCAGTTGAGATTACTGTTATCCTAGAGAAGCTTTAAGCCAAAAAAAGTaacaattggccttgtagtgtttaagaagaatttaaatatgaaaaattggtAACGGGCGACGCTAGACGGACGATGCACCACAACGCACTACGGCGGACGAAGACCAATagccggaggggactatagctttcctctgcgtccgtccgtccgtccgtctgtctgtcccatttcagttttccacacttttttctttatgcgtttgaggaataatatgaaatttgctgaacagcttcaaaatgtcaaactacagattaAGTTTATACATtggtagcgtctggttgacatattttcgagaaaataatttttttatcttccaatttttaaatgttcgggttcgatattctgcataacagtgcattgttttcacaatttccacaaacccaAACCGGTAGGGggcgtgtattgcttatgcaatactctcagaatgcttgtttatattaattccccccccctccaacttggacttataaaaagaaaaatttgattttttttttttttttagaaaatttctcATTAAAAATGGATGCCCAGCTGGTGCTTCTAAATTTCTACCAATTTACAAAcagtttgttgataaaatttaGTCCATAATCATCGTTTTTAGCTATTTAATATGTCATGTCACATACCTTCAAACTTCAATAGTGAGTACATCAAAGACATCGCTCAGATCGGGAAAGCGATTGTAGTATCCACACAATGAGTGCCCGATGTGCCGTGAGATATGCTGTAACAGTAAGCGGCCATTTCCATGTCAGATTTATCATCGTGTCAGGAGGTCCACTCCTAGCTGTGGCCTTCATCTGGCCGTATCATCTCTAATCATTATACATTGTTTATCTCTAAATATTTCGGGGAAAATAGTGTTTTAGTTGAGTTTTGGGGAAAAAAGTAATTCAGAAGATGATTATATCCGACTGTAGCGTAATTTGAGGAGTTTAAATCTTTCTCCCTTTTCGCTCAAGGATACAGTCATTTCCTATCAAACACAAGCGTTCAATGTTCAAAGAGACTACGTAGAAACGATAAGGcaatcgggttttttttttagatttcattCACTTTTTATATGGTTTTCTACGTCAAAAGCAccacaaaatataatttaacaaatattgttATAACTGTCAGTTTAGACATTCACACATATTGCACAATGACATTGAGAGAACATGTAACACCACACTCACCaaacaattacatgtagcaTAATGACATAATGACATAATGACGTTAACTTATCAAAAAAGACACTTTTAACAGAAACACATTAAAATGTGTCAAACAGTCACATACATTAACCgtaatgacaaataaaaaacacataGACATTTACCTTATCAATCAGACACACATGTAGCACATTgacatttaatacatgtatgtcaaatagacactcatgtacatgtagcgcAATGACATTAATGTGTCAAACCGACACACATAGCACATTGACATTAAATAAGCACAATGACATTAATGTGTCAAACCGACACACATAGCACATTGACATTAAATAACCACAATGACATTAATGTGTCAAACGGACATACAAAGCACATTGACATGTATGTCAAATAGACACTCATGTACATGACATTTGAATCACAAACAGATACACATATATCACGATCACAAGACTCACATGTAGCACAATGATATTTTATACACCAACCATATACACATAAAGCATATTGACATTTAATATCAAACAGATTTACATATAGCACGATCATTCAGGCAAGTAGCATCtgttttgaaagtgtgtgtgtgtgggggggggggacagaCTCAtcgaaaaaaatcttgacaagcataAAAAAAGGAATTACTAAAATCATGAGCTAAAAAGACATCGATAGTGATATCAATGCTTAAGCTGTCTTTCCTTGGGAAAACGTGTCTATTATACATATCCAGGGGGACCTCAATAATTTAATACAGCATCAGACGCATTACTGACCACAATCAGATTTGTCCACAATCTGTCTATGTCGCAATCGGATTAATGCTTTGTTCAAGATACATTGCAACACAGAGAATTGGACGTAATTGTCATGTctcttagagagagagagacgctCGACACATCGGAAAGACCTTATTCCAGACCGGTTTGAGGAAAAATGATCTGCTTAAAGTAAAGTGAAATTGACAGTGGATGACAGAATTCATAAATGATGCAAGTATTATTCACATTGATTTAATCAATGTGAATAATTTTTATACCATTTATATATTAGACCAACAAAAGTAACACACGCCCTTGTATGTAGGAAATTTAAACACCCTCAGTGATGTATATAGATTGTCTTTCAGAAAAACCTACAAACCTACAATGTTGGAAACTGGATTAATATGTTGTCAGTATGATGCGGCATATAATATAATACTCTCTGTTTGACGAATTATTACTTTATATGATAACAATTCAATTAGAAAATAACGAATTTAAACTGGTTAAATTAAGCAGTAcgaacaaaaaacaatttttttttaaaaaaagaagaaaatattcattgcatataaatattgatttttattttttcaacactacatgtactttgatttacAGTAGCTCACATTTTAGGTGAATACTTTACGACAGAATTTGGATAGATGTGAACATAAACcaattaaaaggaaaaaaatcacgtaattacgaaagacgaatagggcgacacaaaaaagtatttttatctcgtaattacgtgAAAagttctcgttattacgagaattGATCTATATAAAATAGTGCGTTTTATTGCTATACATATACTCTCTTTTTGTTAggaaatttattaaattagtgaaagaaatttcagaggaaGGAGCAAAGCAGGttgatcaataaatttattgacCAATTTAATAATCTAAAGGataaattcaatttgttttcagaatccaaaatgttaatatacaaaaacaaatatttttaatatacatgtagactgTGTTTGAAtagtttttattacatgtatataaaaaataattcgaCGTAAATCCCGTATATCCATGATTGAAACTAAATAGTGATCTGTAACTATATATAATAGCATTGTGTTTTTATGACTTGGACTACCTAGTATCTATTTCATAGTGGGACTGtaataaacattgtaaaatgaaattatatgaaGTTCTTTCAACTTATTCATGTGAGAAAAAATGTCATATCCGAccatttcatataaaaatcaataaataatgatcgttataatttgaaaataatcaaaattgaattacgTTTCttgaaagtataaaataaactgaaaaggtGAACCAATCAACTTTAATTGGAGACCTAGATCTGATGAACGAGGAactcaatatacatgtacgagggttgtcccaaaatagcgtagacaagtggtGTTACTCAGTTAGTCGAAGACAAAGGAAGATTTTTGTGCCTCAAAGGGTtcaagaaatttgcattcaaataacgtttttaaatcaaatattgtttgagaATAAATTAGTGAAATAaaagcatgttagatcagaaattcgacatgcggcgcaatgtcaaaaacaaaaaaatgaaatgaaaattgcgaGGAAAAGTACTGTTCGAAtgcaaaaattcaaataaaacatacattgatatttgataacaattctattatttactcagaaaatgttttggctataacaaaactttcaaatattttatagcgcgttttgtgacaagttaaaaagttaactcgtaataaaatgacgatGTCAGCGTTTAAGGCAGCGCAGCATtaactgatacaattttgtaaagactatgaaataaatcctaagcggctttggaagtaaatgaaattaacaaaatcgattagaaatgcgttttgtgaatgagtagttaaacaacattgaaaatatttgaacaaatatgATGGcaataagtggaaaaaagaaaccccTACTGtatcaatggacgtcaaaatgctGAACGACACATTTTGATAAGACGGACGTTACAACAAGTAAATACATGGCAAGTTTGGAGCCGACAGGTCGTTTgtacttagaaaaaaaaataaaaaaacaaactagaaatatatgttgaatgtgcactcagggtacatgttcaaagataatatttttcttagacatttcggaaataaaacgtaaatgttatcgtaAATGATGAGGAGAGTTTAGCAACaacgtaaaactggaaattttcgacgtcgcacattgcgccgcctgacaaaacttgttgttactaattattcattttctcaagaaataaattaaggtattcgatgtataacgaccacattttctacctaataaatgaatggtcagatattcttaatcatgatatcattttgaaggtgttatcaaataaaaatactccaccaaaggaattttcaaaatattaattatcgtccaactaattacaccttgaattttgtattgaagtctatgggcaacgtataatttaataagatattttaaaaagtaacttaaatTTCGTGAAATTCTCTcggttaatacatgcataaactttctctttattaaaatatgaattaaaatgaatcattaaccgcagatattttgacgaaattaaaattttattttttttcaacaaggggagataactctttaaaaaaaatttaaggtgcaaaatgaccggcttcttacatgttgtcagtcatgtgaatttAGTTCgttatctagcaatacatatttaaccgGTTATAAacgattcaaaattgttcaatatcccttcattatacattgaataccttaagtacagatttgaatttttcagcaTTATTTGCGaaagggtcattgaagaaaacgtagaagtctaatgaaattgcagtgaacagattataaattatgtgtcctgtctacattattttgggacaaccctcgtatatgtatgtttttaaaataaaaaatctaattatAACTACTAtcataatgaaatatattataacaAGATATATTCTCGTAATAATAAGATAATTAACTTGTTTTAATTAAGAAGATCTTTTCTCGAAATTAAGAGATCTTTTCTTTTCTCGTAatataacgagatcttttctcgtaataacgagaccATTAACTCGTTACGACGAGATCTTTTCCCGTAATAACGAGGTAATCAACTCGTTACAACGAGATCTTTTcccgtaataacgagataatcaACTCGTTATATAACgagattttttctcgtaataacggcATAGCGAACTTGTAATAATGAGATCTTTTCTCTAATTACGAGATTACGagattacaatattttttattgtggCCCTATTCATCTTTTGTACGTAGTTTTgcctctatctctctctctctctctctctctctctctctctctctctctcttaaaaaaACTGGTATAAAGgggtttttgtctgttttcttACTATAATTTCAGTATTCTGTATGCGACCGTGCAAGCTCttgatgttttgtttattttacgcTCTgttattacaatgtacatgtatatagtacaaTGACGGAGTGGTAGATTGCATGCAGAGTAGATGCAAACAACAGATAGATGCTAATACAGTAATACACACAAACATGGGATACACCATCAATCAGAAGCATGATTTACGGCTAAGCTGCTCACTATCTCTCGTACGGTATCATCAGAATGACATGGCGTGCAAGTTTATAAGTTTAATCACTCTCTGTTTCCTCTGAGCTAATTTTGCGTAGCATCTCCAGAGTCTGGATGACTATAAAGATTCATATTAATTCTGTTCACGATGGAAAATCTCTGTAAGGCAGTAAGTCATTTCAAGTATGTGATGGAATTCATCTAAGAAGCGGACGTGGAATTATAAGACTTATAGATAAGCAATTATCAGCCCAGAATCACAAATCATGATCGAGTATTTAACCTTATCGGTCCATGATGTTCCGTGACATTGTTTCAATGAGATTTATTAAAACTACTTCTAGTTAAATCAATCAGAAACTATATGTGTAATGCCGAGATTAAGTCAAAAGTACACCTCTCACGTCAATCTGGTTAAAACGCaggggctcgtaacataaaACATAAAGATTTTGACTCAAGTAGGGTCATAAGTAGGACTTAGGCGGAATCTTATAATTAGGACCTACATAAGTCTTACTTAAGTATGTTATCTActatataaattcatttattgatcTTACATTGTCAAACGGTTTTCAATTTCTCAATAGAGAGATGTACATAACGCGCAAGGTTGAAATAGTTCATCACGTGACCTACTAAATTTACCACGGTTACCCGGTTACCTGATGAACAATTTGCCGCtcacatattatataaatagtgcctgtttgggagggtaacagttgaaattgacactccgagaaaaccattgtcaaccgacgcgaagcggaggttgacaatggttttcgaggggtgtcagtttcaacttttatcctcccaaacaggcactatttattttgttatactgaatgtcttaatttttaagaaaattttactgcttttatataggaataacgtgaattctacagcgaaccgtacgcgcataattttcgcgcatgtaacatttttaatgttacccgttgctaagtgcgttgctaacgctgagagTAATAGAAAagattattaactgcgtcttaaccaatcagatttcagtatttaacatgaaagtataacaagatGAAATATTTACCGACTACTTTATTCTGAGAAGTGAACAGGCAAATACTTCTCTCGAGCAATTCCCAAAAGAGAAAACCGGTTACCCGACAAGTTATAAATATCCGGTCGaagtgttttgataagtggataGCATATACCAGTATAGGCAGtaaaacaactacatgtacaggtaTTGCATGGTTACCAAGAAAGAGTCGTAACAATTGTTCCAATGTAGATGAGAAGATCCGGGAAAAAATGCTTTATGGGCAGTGGACAACAAAGTCCCATGAAAAGTGTCCCCATGCGAGCGGCATGACCCATAATAATATACTCTGTTTCCCCCCAAGAACTGAATAAGCTACGAATTATTACTATTCCGGTATATGTcgtaatatattttgtagaacTTAGTTATtggaatctctctctctctctttctttcttctctctctctctctctctctctctctctctctctctctctctctctcatctttcatttactagatcttgccCTTTAATGCTAGTATTTGATCGTTGCAATTAGCTGCGACGTCAGCTATAGTGAGTTACATTGCATAAAACTTCGTCTTCAGATATCCTGTCCTCTCACCATTTAACGTCGTCATGCCGTTACTTTGTTTGGAGGGAAGAAAGTTCCTctttgaataaaacaaaatatcttattgttACTTTATAAGTAGTATATTGGGggcattattcttcattacaccggcacaAGTTAGATCTTTTTCATAAAGTTCCTCTTTGAAAGTTAGCGTCAGTATTGCAAACAGCCAAACAACTTCTCCAGATCTAGCACGCCTCCCAATATCTGAGTCCTGACACTCAGTATATTAGACAACTAAGCAAGTGCCCGCTCCATCAGCCCGCGTTTTTTTTTTGCCGGTCCTGTCAAACTACGGACCCACTACTGTTGGTCACCCAGGAAGAAGTCGTCAAGAGTTGTGACGTCAAATTACTCCCTTTCCTGTAACTGACACGCCGAGTCGAATTTGACGTTCAATATAATTTCCGAGATGAAAGAAGAAGAGGGGGCGAGAGTATTTGAAACCTTTATCTTCTAGCTAGCAATTAATGTTCGCTCCGGATTTATCAGTGTATTGGTGTAATTCGGTGCTGTGTTTTagcctaatacatgtacatatggtTTTGAATA
This genomic window from Crassostrea angulata isolate pt1a10 chromosome 8, ASM2561291v2, whole genome shotgun sequence contains:
- the LOC128160062 gene encoding histamine H1 receptor-like codes for the protein MNPDGNAVMEYSNSTADFIFPWYLIENYTNGSLSLEPESEHGVWRDIPLGLVLSLLSLLTFIGNAMVLHAVRTERRLQTVSNMYIVSLAMADLIVGIIVMPISTVYIFTKNWIFGVAICQIWIAVDYTASTASILNLFILSVDRYWSVTSPLRYLRKRTKKRALIMISVVWMISSLWIIPIVGWHHFAHDGVRSVPSNVCDTEYAKDSVFKVVTAFFNFYLPLAIMYSLYGKVFHEIRKRSALELGQQYPTTANPMTYNYEGDSHLGGSSSYSEPRVDTFTDQHSNRIEDANLLTSVKNGSCQRNKKVKMKSSNCLVLKSNKILLTTNGSSDRPRMAQRCRVEYIYDENVLDQKTEKLERFYYEENIPLSVVRSIDHVNSNFCNDYLANPSNSSSDERYQSNVNLKSNRKLQKCNNTYGLTNGIEKLRQTETILDTTLTANGGNENDAGNNDGSVCLFANVTSRRISNMFNIKHRIKNFRQSSSLTREIKAARQLGVIMGAFTLCFLPYFTLFLVVAFCDSCVDTELMTAMTWIGYLNSTLNPFLYPLCNMNFRRKFRKMLHIDGNIKRRSRHAVDRNSLTMRYD